A single Kribbella aluminosa DNA region contains:
- a CDS encoding DUF6879 family protein, with protein MTAEPLAFELFRSAQRSALHLETRDLYEPEDPDWNEWKAGNHFDPAVRWKTFHDLVRSTTGRGVEVRRTRIVSEPISEYVQFEYDVTEPHNVAAGEQVRWLPRRQTAGLLVPPNDFWVFDEQTVLWNFCDGNGTWVGDERSDDPDLAKLCVAAFEAAWDRAIPHKEYQPS; from the coding sequence GTGACAGCTGAACCTCTCGCGTTCGAACTGTTCCGCTCCGCTCAGCGCAGCGCGCTTCATCTTGAGACCCGGGATCTGTACGAACCGGAAGACCCCGACTGGAACGAGTGGAAAGCGGGCAACCACTTCGATCCCGCTGTCCGTTGGAAGACGTTTCATGACTTGGTGCGTAGCACGACCGGTAGAGGTGTCGAGGTGCGGCGTACTCGCATCGTGTCGGAGCCGATCAGTGAGTACGTGCAGTTCGAGTACGACGTCACTGAGCCACACAACGTCGCGGCCGGCGAGCAGGTGCGATGGCTGCCACGACGACAGACGGCCGGTCTGCTGGTTCCACCGAACGATTTCTGGGTGTTCGACGAGCAGACTGTCCTGTGGAATTTCTGCGACGGCAATGGGACCTGGGTGGGTGATGAGCGCTCTGACGATCCCGATCTGGCTAAGTTGTGCGTAGCAGCATTCGAGGCTGCGTGGGATCGCGCGATCCCGCACAAGGAGTACCAACCGAGCTGA
- a CDS encoding tyrosine-type recombinase/integrase — protein sequence MRKNDTERTMPMSGGTALILTENIKANKPRPYTLPWEKTDGEPRTVKLLFRWTDGKHIRARTYDELVWKPALYYAGVIAEPKTDRRGRRQYASSRENGMHALRHYFASITLADGVNIKELAEYLGHSNPGFTLRLYTHMLPSSHERARKAVDSRLAKLFSLKSHGTVTEQAAVRSPTASWEPDDGLYPDQPQISL from the coding sequence GTGCGGAAGAACGACACCGAACGGACGATGCCGATGTCCGGCGGGACGGCGTTGATCCTGACGGAGAACATCAAAGCGAACAAGCCACGCCCGTACACGTTGCCCTGGGAGAAGACGGACGGAGAGCCGCGGACGGTGAAGCTTCTGTTCAGGTGGACCGATGGCAAGCACATTCGTGCTCGGACGTACGACGAGCTGGTCTGGAAGCCGGCGTTGTACTACGCGGGCGTGATTGCGGAGCCGAAGACGGACCGACGCGGTCGACGACAGTATGCGTCTAGCCGCGAGAACGGCATGCACGCGCTGCGGCACTACTTCGCGAGTATCACTCTCGCAGATGGGGTCAACATCAAGGAGCTGGCTGAGTACCTAGGCCACAGCAACCCGGGTTTCACGCTGAGGCTGTACACCCACATGCTGCCGTCATCACATGAGCGTGCGCGAAAGGCCGTCGACTCCAGGCTCGCCAAGCTCTTCTCTCTGAAATCTCACGGAACAGTCACGGAGCAGGCCGCCGTACGCTCCCCCACTGCCTCCTGGGAGCCGGACGACGGCCTGTACCCCGACCAACCTCAAATCAGTCTCTGA
- a CDS encoding 3'-5' exonuclease: MEQPTDRTAVDYAVDDVEGDGQRPPDLVEISIVAIKGGLVGQPRSWLVRPPRPITPMVQRFHKITDDQLVNAPTVAGIEAELRQALNNKVFVAHNASVDLGVLGREMPDLEPARVVDTLKLARRLLPGRDSYKLGALVDAFGLARGLPTDLVPHRATYDALVCARLLSHLATLPGRQPLTLAELLDATAGKAATGTTADEAATLF, encoded by the coding sequence ATGGAGCAACCTACCGACCGGACGGCTGTCGACTACGCCGTTGACGACGTCGAGGGCGACGGGCAGCGGCCACCGGATCTGGTTGAGATCTCGATTGTTGCGATCAAGGGCGGCTTGGTCGGCCAACCGCGGAGCTGGTTGGTTCGCCCACCTCGGCCGATCACTCCGATGGTGCAACGGTTCCACAAGATCACGGACGACCAGCTCGTAAACGCTCCGACGGTTGCCGGCATCGAAGCCGAACTACGCCAGGCGCTGAACAACAAGGTATTCGTTGCCCACAACGCCAGCGTCGATCTCGGAGTGCTCGGCCGCGAAATGCCGGACCTCGAACCCGCTCGCGTCGTGGACACTCTCAAGCTCGCGAGACGACTACTACCGGGTCGCGACTCGTACAAGCTCGGGGCGCTTGTCGATGCGTTCGGGCTAGCCAGAGGCCTTCCAACCGACCTGGTGCCGCACCGCGCGACCTACGACGCGCTGGTCTGCGCCCGGCTCCTGTCGCACTTGGCGACGCTTCCCGGCCGCCAGCCGCTCACACTCGCCGAACTGCTGGATGCCACAGCCGGCAAAGCCGCAACAGGTACCACGGCGGATGAGGCCGCCACACTCTTCTGA
- a CDS encoding AAA family ATPase, with product MTIEEDLANWLADRPVWQQRLVAEMCKGVQPDDTTVKQISDSLVDRQVGPTVTVKATDIPGAAVAGGRVLLREVGVGAAINNLADGERLKFAPTGLTIVYGFNGSGKSGYARLLRRSVNARIDVEIHRDVFDQDANKAQEAEVGYDVDGGATKVWRMGEALSAELAQVRFYDTVCGRAYVDLASEAVYRPSALVFLEVLARITDRVINDLRQRLAVVDGVQRSLPLIAPETTAAGFIASLTAETTAEQIAMATTASKELDEQLAGKLGELARAGKLGELARLEASNPESERNRLVALAAALVRLAGHCREVEARVGSTARRTIEDTLRRAIDLRRAAELASQQTFESEPLRGVGSGAWRALWDAAARYSESEAYRDQQFPVTGVEAHCVLCQQQLAPSSADRLQSFSAFMANRTEHDAAAAERAVVGQREPLEWVRRLRDLLQPDLAAVADSIPALATAVSNWLGSANGTAEDLLNGLAGSALPSTDLPLPPPIGELEQHAESVKLRAAGIDPTSYMQTVADLRRDVSELEGQRSLVEATDAINAEVERLKERRRLDDARRSLETSSITRMASKLTEAYVTDAVASQFATEVERYGLQRVVMRKAGSSKGVVVLKPAFEGVTRPPPIRDVLSEGEQTALGLAGFFTELQFEQTKSAVVLDDPVSSFDHANRGRVAKRIIELAADRQVVVFTHDISFVAELKRLAGADGVATTDRGISRRGTKPGFCVESHPWTAKDVNVRIHFLSIQLQALKRDQPDLLDFEYEARASEFAGHLSETWERMINVEVACAVVDPVKLEVNPRKLRALVFFDENDNDEFQTCYGQTSAWARRHDNHPDRIYTAPTIEELEKALETLKGWKARIHGYQKK from the coding sequence GTGACAATCGAGGAAGATCTGGCGAACTGGCTGGCCGACCGACCGGTCTGGCAACAGCGACTGGTCGCCGAGATGTGCAAAGGCGTACAACCCGACGACACGACCGTGAAGCAGATATCGGACTCGCTGGTTGACCGACAGGTCGGCCCCACCGTTACTGTCAAGGCGACCGATATTCCCGGAGCTGCGGTGGCGGGCGGCCGGGTCTTGCTGCGCGAGGTCGGTGTCGGTGCGGCCATCAACAATCTCGCCGACGGCGAGCGGCTGAAGTTCGCGCCAACCGGCCTGACCATCGTCTACGGCTTCAACGGCAGCGGGAAGTCCGGCTACGCACGCCTGCTTCGTCGATCGGTCAACGCCAGGATCGATGTCGAGATCCATCGCGACGTCTTCGACCAGGACGCAAACAAGGCGCAGGAGGCGGAGGTCGGTTACGACGTCGACGGCGGCGCCACAAAGGTCTGGCGCATGGGAGAAGCGCTCAGCGCGGAGCTTGCTCAGGTACGTTTCTACGACACCGTCTGCGGCCGTGCCTACGTAGACTTGGCGTCCGAGGCGGTTTACCGCCCATCTGCGCTGGTCTTCCTGGAAGTGCTCGCGAGGATCACCGATCGAGTCATCAACGATCTGCGCCAGCGACTGGCAGTCGTTGACGGGGTTCAACGGTCGCTGCCCTTGATTGCGCCTGAGACGACCGCAGCGGGCTTTATCGCCTCCTTGACAGCCGAGACAACCGCCGAGCAGATAGCTATGGCTACCACCGCCAGCAAGGAGCTCGACGAACAACTCGCAGGCAAGCTGGGCGAGCTCGCTCGCGCAGGCAAGCTGGGCGAGCTCGCTCGCCTGGAAGCGAGCAACCCCGAGAGTGAGCGGAACCGATTGGTAGCGTTGGCGGCTGCTCTAGTTCGCCTCGCCGGTCACTGCCGAGAGGTCGAAGCCCGGGTAGGTTCAACGGCTCGGCGGACGATCGAAGACACACTCCGTCGTGCCATCGATCTTCGGCGAGCAGCAGAACTGGCGTCTCAACAAACCTTCGAATCAGAACCGCTTCGGGGAGTTGGAAGCGGCGCTTGGCGGGCGCTCTGGGATGCGGCCGCACGCTATTCCGAGAGCGAGGCGTACCGGGACCAGCAGTTCCCCGTGACTGGCGTGGAGGCTCACTGCGTCCTCTGTCAACAGCAGTTAGCCCCGTCCAGTGCGGACAGACTGCAGAGTTTCAGCGCGTTCATGGCTAACCGGACGGAGCACGATGCGGCCGCAGCTGAGCGGGCGGTCGTAGGTCAGCGCGAACCACTGGAATGGGTGCGGCGCTTGCGAGACCTCCTCCAACCAGATCTGGCCGCAGTTGCGGACTCGATCCCCGCGCTGGCCACCGCTGTGAGCAACTGGCTGGGCTCGGCGAACGGAACTGCCGAGGACCTCTTGAACGGCCTGGCAGGCTCCGCACTGCCCTCGACAGACCTGCCATTGCCTCCACCGATCGGTGAGCTTGAGCAGCATGCTGAGTCGGTGAAATTACGGGCAGCGGGCATCGACCCCACTAGCTACATGCAAACCGTCGCGGACCTTCGTAGAGATGTCTCCGAGCTCGAAGGGCAACGATCGCTGGTTGAAGCGACCGATGCGATCAACGCCGAGGTCGAGAGGCTCAAGGAGCGACGCCGTCTCGACGATGCACGCAGGTCGCTAGAGACGAGCTCAATAACTCGGATGGCTTCGAAGCTGACAGAGGCTTACGTCACCGACGCGGTGGCTTCGCAGTTCGCCACGGAGGTCGAGCGGTACGGGCTACAGCGAGTTGTTATGCGTAAGGCTGGGAGTAGCAAGGGAGTCGTCGTCCTGAAGCCGGCATTCGAGGGCGTCACCAGGCCACCGCCGATTCGAGACGTTCTGAGCGAGGGAGAGCAGACCGCATTGGGCCTCGCGGGTTTCTTCACCGAGCTGCAGTTCGAGCAAACGAAGTCGGCCGTAGTCCTTGACGACCCAGTCAGCTCGTTCGACCACGCAAATAGAGGCAGAGTCGCCAAGCGAATCATCGAGCTTGCCGCAGATCGACAGGTCGTGGTCTTCACCCACGACATCAGCTTCGTAGCGGAACTCAAGCGGCTCGCCGGCGCTGACGGCGTGGCCACGACAGACCGCGGAATCTCCCGGAGGGGAACCAAGCCCGGGTTCTGCGTGGAGTCGCATCCGTGGACGGCGAAGGACGTCAACGTCAGGATTCATTTCCTCAGCATCCAGTTGCAGGCGTTGAAGCGCGACCAACCGGACCTCCTGGACTTCGAGTACGAGGCAAGGGCTTCCGAGTTCGCCGGCCACCTGTCAGAGACCTGGGAGCGAATGATCAACGTCGAGGTCGCTTGCGCCGTAGTCGACCCGGTGAAGCTCGAGGTCAACCCGAGGAAGCTGAGAGCTCTGGTCTTCTTCGATGAGAACGACAACGACGAGTTCCAGACGTGCTACGGACAGACCTCGGCCTGGGCGCGGCGACACGACAACCATCCGGACCGCATCTACACGGCCCCGACCATCGAAGAACTCGAGAAGGCACTCGAGACGCTGAAGGGATGGAAGGCCCGTATTCACGGGTATCAGAAGAAGTAG
- a CDS encoding tyrosine-type recombinase/integrase has product MAYVKDQWTRGVKQADGSTVRVRTSRWRHGKRWLAGWIDPEGRERTKAFSTKAPAERHANAMETDREHGEYIDPEAGKVRFGEVAERWLASRVVDPASVIRYEPSLRLHVDPVFGLRQLRTIKSSEIAAWIADLDSRFGPSTARTAYLVLHGTLEIAVDDEAIKKNPAKGRAVKVPAEKSGRTVAWSDDAVCRIVEGHAPEYRPIASVGAACGLRQGELFGLAEEDIDFDEMVIHVRRQVKTLGREFVFACGRTTPNGRCRCPAGRR; this is encoded by the coding sequence ATGGCGTACGTGAAGGATCAGTGGACTCGGGGCGTGAAGCAGGCGGACGGGTCGACGGTACGGGTTCGGACTTCCAGGTGGAGACACGGTAAGCGGTGGCTGGCGGGGTGGATTGATCCCGAAGGGCGGGAGCGGACCAAGGCATTCTCTACGAAGGCTCCGGCGGAGCGGCATGCGAATGCTATGGAGACGGATCGGGAGCATGGGGAGTACATCGATCCGGAGGCTGGGAAGGTTCGGTTTGGGGAGGTTGCGGAGCGGTGGCTGGCTTCGCGGGTGGTGGATCCGGCATCCGTGATTCGGTACGAGCCGTCGCTGCGGTTGCATGTGGATCCGGTGTTTGGGCTGCGGCAGTTGCGGACGATCAAGTCGTCGGAGATTGCGGCTTGGATTGCTGATCTGGATTCTCGGTTCGGGCCGTCTACTGCGCGTACGGCGTACCTCGTGTTGCATGGAACGCTGGAGATTGCGGTCGATGACGAGGCCATCAAGAAGAACCCCGCTAAGGGCCGGGCGGTCAAGGTGCCGGCGGAGAAGAGCGGGAGGACGGTTGCCTGGAGCGACGATGCGGTGTGCCGGATCGTTGAGGGGCACGCGCCGGAGTACCGCCCGATCGCCTCCGTCGGAGCGGCCTGTGGGCTGCGGCAGGGTGAGTTGTTCGGGCTGGCGGAGGAGGACATCGACTTCGACGAGATGGTCATCCACGTTCGGCGGCAGGTGAAGACGCTTGGGCGGGAGTTCGTGTTCGCGTGCGGAAGAACGACACCGAACGGACGATGCCGATGTCCGGCGGGACGGCGTTGA
- a CDS encoding helix-turn-helix domain-containing protein has translation MPTPPAFSNAQKAKRDFGARLGEIRKTAGLTARALASSCGWHESKVSRIENGKTSPSAEDIRLWATRCRASDQTADLVASLEAIEGMFVQWKRMERGGLRRAHESVMPLWQRTRRFRTYSPWLIPGAVQTESYTRALLRGTAARRGLPDDVEDAVKVRNERLKLLHQKDRTFAVLVEEAVLRNIIGDTDVMAGQLGYLLTVSELPSVSLGILPLGADRTAMPPVEDFWIFDDAQVNVELISGYLTITQPGEVAMYADAFARLSKIAVVGAPARRLIASALEALE, from the coding sequence TTGCCGACACCACCCGCCTTCTCGAACGCCCAGAAGGCCAAACGCGACTTCGGTGCCCGTCTCGGTGAGATCCGGAAGACTGCCGGTCTCACCGCACGGGCGCTCGCGTCATCATGCGGCTGGCACGAGTCGAAGGTATCTCGTATCGAGAACGGCAAGACCTCACCGTCTGCCGAAGACATTCGTCTGTGGGCCACGCGGTGCCGGGCTTCAGACCAGACCGCAGATCTCGTCGCTTCGCTGGAGGCGATCGAGGGCATGTTCGTCCAATGGAAGCGGATGGAACGCGGTGGCCTTCGACGCGCCCACGAGTCCGTCATGCCGCTGTGGCAACGCACCCGACGCTTCCGCACGTACTCGCCGTGGCTCATCCCCGGCGCAGTACAAACTGAGAGCTACACCCGCGCTCTCCTCCGCGGTACGGCGGCCCGCCGCGGCCTCCCGGACGACGTCGAAGATGCCGTCAAGGTGCGCAACGAACGCCTCAAACTGCTCCACCAGAAGGACCGCACGTTCGCCGTCCTCGTGGAGGAAGCCGTACTCCGAAACATCATCGGTGACACCGACGTCATGGCCGGCCAACTCGGCTATCTACTCACCGTCAGCGAGCTCCCGTCGGTCTCCCTCGGCATCCTGCCCCTAGGCGCGGACCGCACCGCCATGCCTCCGGTCGAGGACTTCTGGATCTTCGACGACGCCCAGGTCAACGTCGAACTGATTTCCGGCTACCTAACCATCACCCAGCCTGGCGAGGTCGCGATGTACGCCGATGCCTTCGCCCGCCTATCCAAGATCGCCGTCGTCGGAGCCCCCGCAAGACGCTTGATCGCTTCTGCCCTCGAGGCATTGGAATAG
- a CDS encoding acetyl-CoA C-acetyltransferase, with protein sequence MTEPRKVAVVAGNRIPFARQDKTYRHASNSDMLTAALNGLVDRAGLGGQEVGEVVAGAVLKHARDWNLVREVVLGSKLAPTTPAYDIQQACGTGLEAAILVGNKIALGQIDAGIAGGVDTASDAPLAVNDHLRNVLLDLNRAKTYPDRLRVLGRVRPKDVVPEIPRNAEPRTGKSMGDHAALTALEWGITREAQDELAYRSHMNLAKAYDRGFQQDLITPYLGLEKDQNLRPDTTLEKLAKLRTAYGKGETATMTAGNSTPLTDGASTVLLSTDEWAADHGLRPLAYLTHSQTAAVDYVKGAEGLLMAPAYAVPRMLQRAGLTLQDFDYYEIHEAFASQVLATLKAWEDPIFCKERLGLDAPLGEVDRDKLNVNGSSLAAGHPFAATGGRIVAALAKQLDENGGGRGLISICAAGGQGVVAILEK encoded by the coding sequence GTGACCGAACCGCGCAAGGTGGCCGTGGTCGCCGGGAACCGGATCCCGTTTGCCCGGCAGGACAAGACCTACCGGCACGCCTCCAACTCCGACATGCTGACCGCCGCGCTGAACGGTCTGGTCGACCGTGCCGGTCTCGGCGGGCAGGAGGTCGGCGAGGTGGTCGCCGGCGCGGTCCTCAAGCACGCCCGCGACTGGAACCTGGTCCGCGAGGTGGTCCTCGGTTCCAAGCTCGCGCCGACCACCCCGGCGTACGACATCCAGCAGGCCTGCGGCACCGGGCTGGAGGCGGCGATCCTGGTCGGCAACAAGATCGCGCTCGGCCAGATCGACGCGGGCATCGCCGGCGGCGTCGACACCGCCTCCGACGCGCCGCTCGCCGTCAACGACCACCTGCGCAACGTGCTGCTCGACCTGAACCGCGCCAAGACGTACCCGGACCGGCTGAGGGTCCTCGGCCGGGTCCGCCCGAAGGACGTCGTACCGGAGATCCCGCGCAACGCCGAGCCGCGGACCGGGAAGTCGATGGGCGACCATGCCGCGCTCACCGCGCTGGAGTGGGGCATCACCCGCGAGGCCCAGGACGAGCTCGCCTACCGGTCGCACATGAACCTCGCGAAGGCGTACGACCGGGGCTTCCAGCAGGACCTGATCACGCCGTACCTCGGGCTCGAGAAGGACCAGAACCTCCGCCCCGACACCACGCTCGAGAAGCTCGCGAAGCTCCGGACCGCGTACGGCAAGGGTGAGACCGCGACGATGACCGCCGGCAACTCGACCCCGCTCACCGACGGCGCGTCGACCGTTCTGCTGAGCACCGACGAGTGGGCCGCCGATCACGGTCTGCGACCGCTCGCGTACCTGACCCACTCGCAGACCGCCGCGGTCGACTACGTGAAGGGCGCCGAGGGTCTGCTGATGGCTCCCGCGTACGCCGTACCGCGGATGCTGCAGCGCGCCGGGCTGACCCTCCAGGACTTCGACTACTACGAGATCCACGAGGCGTTCGCCTCCCAGGTGCTGGCCACGCTGAAGGCGTGGGAGGATCCGATCTTCTGCAAGGAACGGCTCGGCCTGGACGCACCGCTCGGCGAGGTCGACCGGGACAAGCTGAACGTGAACGGCAGCTCGCTGGCCGCGGGGCATCCGTTCGCGGCCACCGGCGGGCGGATCGTCGCCGCGCTGGCGAAGCAACTGGACGAGAACGGTGGCGGCCGCGGGCTGATCTCGATCTGCGCCGCGGGTGGCCAGGGTGTCGTCGCCATCCTCGAGAAGTAG
- a CDS encoding TetR/AcrR family transcriptional regulator: MSSALLAIGRRRTTAERRRDRERDIIRATREIFDERGTIDAQIDDIAKRVGINKALIYRHFAGKEELFALTLVDYLQELDERLQQNDGPRRTPLNRLRSLSETFVDFCLGYPAFTDCAMSLLRRTGEELFGEITEPVMVKLGTAMAAPLDRIANILEAGQRSGVFDDVDTAYLANHLYTQTLGSLHMARVGLIVSSGQPGHPVVHHADVGTVRATAITATLATAVGRKALTAATGRSPRTTPRTSATARTSKDTSSRTRAGETS, encoded by the coding sequence ATGAGCTCCGCGCTGCTCGCGATCGGACGCCGCCGGACCACGGCGGAGCGTCGGCGCGACCGGGAGCGGGACATCATCCGTGCTACCCGGGAGATCTTCGACGAGCGCGGCACGATCGACGCCCAGATCGACGATATCGCCAAGCGGGTCGGGATCAACAAGGCGCTGATCTACCGGCACTTCGCCGGCAAGGAGGAGCTGTTCGCCCTCACGCTGGTCGACTATCTCCAGGAGCTCGACGAACGCCTGCAACAAAATGACGGTCCGCGCCGCACGCCGCTCAACCGGCTCAGGTCGCTGAGTGAGACGTTCGTGGACTTCTGTCTCGGCTACCCGGCGTTCACCGACTGCGCGATGAGTCTGCTCAGACGGACCGGCGAGGAGCTGTTCGGCGAGATCACCGAGCCGGTGATGGTCAAACTCGGTACGGCGATGGCCGCGCCGCTGGACCGGATCGCGAACATCCTCGAGGCGGGTCAGCGGTCCGGTGTGTTCGACGACGTCGATACGGCGTACCTGGCGAACCATCTGTACACGCAGACCCTCGGGTCGTTGCACATGGCAAGGGTCGGGTTGATCGTGTCGAGCGGGCAGCCGGGGCATCCGGTGGTGCATCATGCCGATGTCGGCACCGTCCGGGCGACCGCGATCACCGCCACCCTCGCCACCGCCGTGGGCCGGAAAGCGCTGACTGCAGCAACCGGCCGCAGCCCCAGAACAACCCCGCGAACCTCCGCCACCGCACGGACGTCCAAAGACACGAGCAGCAGGACCAGAGCAGGAGAGACATCGTGA
- a CDS encoding divalent metal cation transporter, translated as MVVGADLVAVLVQYLAAKASISTGRTLPQLCRDHFKRSTSTGLWAQAEVVALATDLAEVVGGTLAQPDGPAGAIALNLLFHIPLLLGGVITGAVSSAFTGSGQFPWVELKRGGKGAGSARSRLRGYSLAVVRRRSLIPCGPVVRAGASEPRTSRTGISRAQRAFRGRQPALRQRQPATPRQ; from the coding sequence GTGGTCGTCGGCGCGGACCTGGTGGCCGTGCTCGTGCAGTACCTGGCCGCCAAGGCGAGCATCTCGACCGGGCGGACGCTCCCCCAGCTCTGCCGTGACCACTTCAAACGCTCGACCTCGACCGGCCTGTGGGCACAGGCCGAGGTGGTCGCGCTGGCCACCGACCTGGCCGAGGTGGTCGGCGGCACCCTTGCGCAGCCGGATGGACCGGCTGGCGCGATCGCGCTCAACCTGCTGTTCCACATCCCGCTGCTGCTCGGCGGCGTGATCACCGGCGCGGTGTCGTCAGCGTTTACGGGTTCGGGACAGTTCCCGTGGGTCGAGCTCAAGCGAGGTGGTAAAGGTGCGGGTTCGGCCCGAAGTAGACTCCGGGGCTACTCCCTCGCGGTGGTGCGTCGACGTTCGCTCATCCCATGCGGCCCGGTAGTACGTGCGGGCGCAAGCGAGCCCCGCACCAGCCGTACCGGGATTTCGCGGGCGCAACGAGCGTTTCGCGGGCGCCAGCCCGCACTCCGCCAGCGGCAGCCGGCAACACCCCGGCAATAG
- a CDS encoding acyl-CoA dehydrogenase family protein yields the protein MTDPKPAVSADVMALAGELGAERSKPGWSPFSLQLNDEQREIRDWAHTFAADVIRPAAAEWDEREETPWPVIQEAAKIGLYGLDANINLFVDPSGLLMPLVHEELFWGDAGIGMSLKGTGLASSAIFSNGTPEQWSQWMPRCYGTPDDVRVAAFCSSEPGAGSDVSAIRTRAVYDEATDEWVINGQKAWATNGGIADIHVVVATVDPSLGTKGQAAFVVPRTEVHGLQQGTKLRKHGLRASHTADVFFDNVRIPAANVLGGKQKLDERLARAREAAAAREAAARTGSASAAASTGRNASMATFEMTRHIVGAQAIGIARAAYEVALEYAKTREQFGRPIIDNQGIAFKLADMAMEIDAARLLVWRAANMSAALMRGETPDYRHGEGSMAKLKAGEVAVKVTEEAIQILGGNGYTREYPVERMHRDAKIYTIFEGTSEIQRLVIARAISGMRIR from the coding sequence ATGACCGATCCGAAGCCCGCTGTCTCGGCCGACGTGATGGCGCTCGCCGGTGAGCTCGGCGCCGAGCGGTCCAAACCCGGCTGGAGCCCGTTCTCGCTGCAGCTGAACGACGAGCAGCGCGAGATCCGCGACTGGGCCCACACCTTCGCCGCCGACGTCATCCGCCCGGCCGCCGCCGAGTGGGACGAGCGCGAGGAGACCCCGTGGCCGGTCATCCAGGAGGCGGCCAAGATCGGCCTGTACGGGCTCGACGCCAACATCAACCTGTTCGTCGACCCGTCCGGCCTGCTGATGCCGCTCGTCCACGAGGAGCTGTTCTGGGGCGACGCCGGCATCGGCATGTCGCTGAAGGGCACGGGGCTGGCGTCGTCGGCGATCTTCTCGAACGGTACGCCGGAGCAGTGGAGCCAGTGGATGCCGCGCTGCTACGGCACACCTGACGACGTACGCGTGGCCGCCTTCTGCTCCTCCGAGCCGGGCGCCGGCTCCGACGTCTCCGCGATCCGCACCCGCGCCGTCTACGACGAGGCGACCGACGAGTGGGTCATCAACGGCCAGAAGGCCTGGGCGACGAACGGCGGCATCGCGGACATCCACGTGGTGGTCGCCACGGTCGACCCGTCGTTGGGTACCAAGGGCCAGGCCGCGTTCGTCGTACCCCGGACCGAGGTCCACGGCCTGCAGCAGGGCACCAAGCTCCGCAAACACGGCCTGCGCGCGTCGCACACCGCGGACGTCTTCTTCGACAACGTCCGCATCCCCGCCGCCAACGTCCTCGGCGGCAAGCAGAAACTCGACGAACGCCTCGCCCGCGCCCGCGAAGCCGCCGCCGCCCGGGAAGCCGCTGCCCGCACCGGCTCAGCCTCTGCCGCCGCCTCGACCGGCCGCAACGCCTCGATGGCGACTTTCGAGATGACCCGCCACATCGTCGGCGCCCAGGCGATCGGCATCGCGCGAGCGGCGTACGAAGTAGCCCTCGAATACGCCAAGACCCGCGAACAGTTCGGCCGCCCGATCATCGACAACCAGGGCATCGCCTTCAAACTCGCCGACATGGCCATGGAAATCGACGCCGCCCGCCTCCTCGTCTGGCGCGCCGCCAACATGTCCGCCGCCCTCATGCGCGGCGAAACCCCCGACTACCGCCACGGCGAAGGCTCCATGGCCAAACTCAAAGCCGGCGAAGTAGCCGTCAAGGTAACCGAAGAAGCCATCCAAATCCTCGGCGGCAACGGCTACACCCGCGAATACCCCGTAGAACGCATGCACCGAGACGCCAAGATCTACACCATCTTCGAAGGCACCTCCGAAATCCAGCGTTTGGTAATCGCCCGCGCGATCTCCGGCATGCGCATCAGGTAG